In the Theobroma cacao cultivar B97-61/B2 chromosome 1, Criollo_cocoa_genome_V2, whole genome shotgun sequence genome, one interval contains:
- the LOC18612750 gene encoding ankyrin repeat and SAM domain-containing protein 6 isoform X2 yields MYADRVEAVGKRSVKERLSGNSADNSIRRHQITGKRLREDDKWEHDLYQDDLPQVSNRKVDARDLRLKLQRKSHQQVSQSGRGAFSGVRDLREKLSGTMNTQPLNVDPPKPKVETAKPARKSVAVETSEPEPKRAANMVARKKADTSVEGFLQSLGIEKYTILFQAEEVDMTALVHMTDEDLKALGIPMGPRKKILLALEPRG; encoded by the exons ATGTATGCTGATCGAGTGGAGGCTGTTGGCAAAAGGTCGGTAAAGGAGCGACTCAGTGGCAACTCCGCTGACAACTCTATTCGCCGGCATCAAATCACTGGCAAGAG GCTGAGGGAAGATGACAAGTGGGAACATGATCTTTACCAAGATGACTTACCTCAAGTTTCAA ATCGCAAAGTTGATGCCCGTGATCTTCGTTTGAAGCTCCAAAGGAAAAGTCACCAGCAGGTGTCTCAAAGTGGAAGGGGAGCTTTCTCAGGTGTGCGTGATCTTCGTGAAAAGTTATCTGGAACAATGAATACACAGCCTCTAAATGTTGATCCACCAAAACCAAAAGTGGAAACTGCCAAACCAGCCAGGAAAAGTGTAGCAGTTGAAACTTCTGAACCAGAACCGAAAAGGGCTGCAAATATGGTAGCAAGGAAGAAG GCTGATACATCAGTTGAGGGCTTCCTCCAGTCTTTGGGTATTGAAAAATACACAATTCTTTTTCAAGCAGAGGAA GTTGACATGACTGCTCTTGTACACATGACTGATGAGGATCTAAAAGCGTTAGGAATACCAATG GGCCCAAGAAAGAAGATACTTCTGGCATTGGAACCTAGAGGCTGA
- the LOC18612750 gene encoding ankyrin repeat and SAM domain-containing protein 6 isoform X1, whose amino-acid sequence MYADRVEAVGKRSVKERLSGNSADNSIRRHQITGKRLREDDKWEHDLYQDDLPQVSNRKVDARDLRLKLQRKSHQQVSQSGRGAFSGVRDLREKLSGTMNTQPLNVDPPKPKVETAKPARKSVAVETSEPEPKRAANMVARKKVQQKADTSVEGFLQSLGIEKYTILFQAEEVDMTALVHMTDEDLKALGIPMGPRKKILLALEPRG is encoded by the exons ATGTATGCTGATCGAGTGGAGGCTGTTGGCAAAAGGTCGGTAAAGGAGCGACTCAGTGGCAACTCCGCTGACAACTCTATTCGCCGGCATCAAATCACTGGCAAGAG GCTGAGGGAAGATGACAAGTGGGAACATGATCTTTACCAAGATGACTTACCTCAAGTTTCAA ATCGCAAAGTTGATGCCCGTGATCTTCGTTTGAAGCTCCAAAGGAAAAGTCACCAGCAGGTGTCTCAAAGTGGAAGGGGAGCTTTCTCAGGTGTGCGTGATCTTCGTGAAAAGTTATCTGGAACAATGAATACACAGCCTCTAAATGTTGATCCACCAAAACCAAAAGTGGAAACTGCCAAACCAGCCAGGAAAAGTGTAGCAGTTGAAACTTCTGAACCAGAACCGAAAAGGGCTGCAAATATGGTAGCAAGGAAGAAGGTTCAGCAAAAG GCTGATACATCAGTTGAGGGCTTCCTCCAGTCTTTGGGTATTGAAAAATACACAATTCTTTTTCAAGCAGAGGAA GTTGACATGACTGCTCTTGTACACATGACTGATGAGGATCTAAAAGCGTTAGGAATACCAATG GGCCCAAGAAAGAAGATACTTCTGGCATTGGAACCTAGAGGCTGA
- the LOC18612752 gene encoding GPI transamidase component PIG-S isoform X1, protein MPEISEVPELDSSKISDNASKAPPRPEFDPKIMRKTKPGLKRLFLTHSVLFSFLLGFPFLWKSVEIYRSPLPFREIDSLSTHLRSNTLLFPLHFHAIFIGFDSDADRLRYSILSEISKLTSQNLKCFNNYSLSVTVDSGSRCLRAPITSPHSCPYQCGSITAIDFDPVDDVAVDERLGSVFGRKIKEYSVVVVKGENERAVVGKYRHAWMVVGGGMEVEMAAMKVAEVLVKVFVNGGREEGSIRTEFMPVGADGNIVLSFNLLNADPRDWVYDWDFQKIDETLLAPMIGALGPVANISVESQVLYHTPKASFSYWNQKLESHVFSTKDLPFFVNSNEWHLDTSIAAGGRSKILQFVVYVPSAKECPLLLQLPNGEISKTNGFISPMWGGVMVWNPQSCLKNSENKTTARHAIPLQDLENMFEVFIGQFRQLFGFRSVNVYAGGSGIWNLVPSERGFTEWELDVLSRQHTCFNLHSCATTLASLSRLVQSLPRMIIMDEIGKQVKYSLEAAKLAQSNASIGGYGFSTTSSRQARSLAEDAFFHPSIMSVSYYSFEHCFAVYSPFFLPVSMHVVLAALRELKRYKQEKAKYLAWKAKANASS, encoded by the exons ATGCCTGAAATCTCAGAAGTTCCAGAGCTCGATTCCTCCAAAATATCGGACAATGCTAGTAAAGCACCACCTCGACCCGAGTTCGACCCGAAAATTATGCGCAAAACCAAACCGGGATTGAAGCGCCTCTTCCTTACCCACTCCGTCCTCTTCTCCTTCCTCCTAG GTTTCCCGTTCTTATGGAAATCCGTTGAAATCTACCGTTCTCCACTACCGTTTCGCGAAATTGACTCGCTCTCGACTCACCTCCGATCCAATACTTTACTCTTTCCGCTCCATTTTCACGCCATTTTCATTGGGTTCGATTCCGATGCCGATCGCCTCCGTTACTCAATCCTCTCCGAAATTTCCAAACTAACCTCTCAAAACCTTAAATGCTTCAACAACTATTCTCTCTCCGTCACTGTCGACTCCGGCTCCCGTTGCCTCCGTGCCCCCATCACGTCGCCTCATTCGTGTCCATACCAGTGCGGATCGATCACCGCCATTGATTTTGATCCGGTCGATGACGTGGCTGTCGATGAGAGGTTGGGGTCAGTTTTTGGCCGGAAAATTAAGGAGTACAGCGTGGTGGTGGTGAAGGGTGAGAATGAGAGAGCTGTTGTCGGCAAGTATAGGCACGCGTGGATGGTTGTTGGAGGTGGCATGGAGGTGGAGATGGCGGCGATGAAGGTGGCAGAGGTGTTGGTGAAGGTGTTTGTGAATGGAGGGAGGGAGGAAGGGTCAATCCGGACTGAGTTTATGCCGGTAGGAGCAGATGGGAACATTGTTCTTTCCTTCAATTTGCTTAATGCGGATCCGCGTGATTGGGTTTATGATTG GGATTTTCAAAAGATTGATGAGACTTTGTTGGCTCCCATGATTGGGGCTTTGGGGCCTGTGGCAAACATCAGTGTAGAGAGTCAG GTTCTGTACCATACACCAAAGGCCTCATTCTCTTATTGGAATCAAAAGTTGGAGAGCCATGTCTTTAGTACCAAAGATCTTCCTTTCTTT GTAAATTCTAATGAATGGCACTTGGATACTTCAATTGCAGCTGGCGGGCGATCAAAGATATTGCAATTTGTGGT ATATGTACCATCTGCAAAGGAATGCCCTCTTCTTCTCCAGTTGCCAAATGGAGAAATTTCTAAGACAAATGGCTTTATATCTCCA ATGTGGGGAGGTGTTATGGTTTGGAACCCCCAAAGCTGTTTAAAGAATTCAGAAAACAAGACCACAGCCAGGCATGCAATTCCCCTGCAG GATCTTGAGAACATGTTTGAAGTATTCATTGGGCAGTTTCGACAACTTTTTGGTTTCCGGTCTGTCAATGTTTATGCTGGTGGATCAGGCATTTGGAACCTTGTACCTAGTGAAAGAGGTTTTACTGAATG GGAATTGGATGTCTTGTCACGGCAGCACACTTGCTTTAATCTTCATTCATGTGCTACAACACTTGCATCTCTTTCAAGATTG GTTCAATCACTGCCAAGGATGATTATTATGGATGAGATAGGAAAACAG GTAAAGTATTCTCTTGAGGCAGCAAAGCTGGCACAAAGTAATGCTTCTATTGGAGGATATGGATTTTCAACTA CTTCCTCAAGGCAAGCAAGGTCTCTGGCAGAGGATGCCTTTTTCCACCCATCTATTATGTCTGTCAGCTACTATTCCTTTGAGCACTGTTTTGCTGTCTACTCG cCATTCTTTCTGCCAGTTTCAATGCATGTCGTGCTTGCAGCTCTAAGAGAATTGAAAAGATATAAGCAAGAAAAGGCAAAGTATCTAGCTTGGAAGGCTAAAGCAAACGCATCATCTTGA
- the LOC18612752 gene encoding GPI transamidase component PIG-S isoform X2, translated as MPEISEVPELDPKIMRKTKPGLKRLFLTHSVLFSFLLGFPFLWKSVEIYRSPLPFREIDSLSTHLRSNTLLFPLHFHAIFIGFDSDADRLRYSILSEISKLTSQNLKCFNNYSLSVTVDSGSRCLRAPITSPHSCPYQCGSITAIDFDPVDDVAVDERLGSVFGRKIKEYSVVVVKGENERAVVGKYRHAWMVVGGGMEVEMAAMKVAEVLVKVFVNGGREEGSIRTEFMPVGADGNIVLSFNLLNADPRDWVYDWDFQKIDETLLAPMIGALGPVANISVESQVLYHTPKASFSYWNQKLESHVFSTKDLPFFVNSNEWHLDTSIAAGGRSKILQFVVYVPSAKECPLLLQLPNGEISKTNGFISPMWGGVMVWNPQSCLKNSENKTTARHAIPLQDLENMFEVFIGQFRQLFGFRSVNVYAGGSGIWNLVPSERGFTEWELDVLSRQHTCFNLHSCATTLASLSRLVQSLPRMIIMDEIGKQVKYSLEAAKLAQSNASIGGYGFSTTSSRQARSLAEDAFFHPSIMSVSYYSFEHCFAVYSPFFLPVSMHVVLAALRELKRYKQEKAKYLAWKAKANASS; from the exons ATGCCTGAAATCTCAGAAGTTCCAGAGC TCGACCCGAAAATTATGCGCAAAACCAAACCGGGATTGAAGCGCCTCTTCCTTACCCACTCCGTCCTCTTCTCCTTCCTCCTAG GTTTCCCGTTCTTATGGAAATCCGTTGAAATCTACCGTTCTCCACTACCGTTTCGCGAAATTGACTCGCTCTCGACTCACCTCCGATCCAATACTTTACTCTTTCCGCTCCATTTTCACGCCATTTTCATTGGGTTCGATTCCGATGCCGATCGCCTCCGTTACTCAATCCTCTCCGAAATTTCCAAACTAACCTCTCAAAACCTTAAATGCTTCAACAACTATTCTCTCTCCGTCACTGTCGACTCCGGCTCCCGTTGCCTCCGTGCCCCCATCACGTCGCCTCATTCGTGTCCATACCAGTGCGGATCGATCACCGCCATTGATTTTGATCCGGTCGATGACGTGGCTGTCGATGAGAGGTTGGGGTCAGTTTTTGGCCGGAAAATTAAGGAGTACAGCGTGGTGGTGGTGAAGGGTGAGAATGAGAGAGCTGTTGTCGGCAAGTATAGGCACGCGTGGATGGTTGTTGGAGGTGGCATGGAGGTGGAGATGGCGGCGATGAAGGTGGCAGAGGTGTTGGTGAAGGTGTTTGTGAATGGAGGGAGGGAGGAAGGGTCAATCCGGACTGAGTTTATGCCGGTAGGAGCAGATGGGAACATTGTTCTTTCCTTCAATTTGCTTAATGCGGATCCGCGTGATTGGGTTTATGATTG GGATTTTCAAAAGATTGATGAGACTTTGTTGGCTCCCATGATTGGGGCTTTGGGGCCTGTGGCAAACATCAGTGTAGAGAGTCAG GTTCTGTACCATACACCAAAGGCCTCATTCTCTTATTGGAATCAAAAGTTGGAGAGCCATGTCTTTAGTACCAAAGATCTTCCTTTCTTT GTAAATTCTAATGAATGGCACTTGGATACTTCAATTGCAGCTGGCGGGCGATCAAAGATATTGCAATTTGTGGT ATATGTACCATCTGCAAAGGAATGCCCTCTTCTTCTCCAGTTGCCAAATGGAGAAATTTCTAAGACAAATGGCTTTATATCTCCA ATGTGGGGAGGTGTTATGGTTTGGAACCCCCAAAGCTGTTTAAAGAATTCAGAAAACAAGACCACAGCCAGGCATGCAATTCCCCTGCAG GATCTTGAGAACATGTTTGAAGTATTCATTGGGCAGTTTCGACAACTTTTTGGTTTCCGGTCTGTCAATGTTTATGCTGGTGGATCAGGCATTTGGAACCTTGTACCTAGTGAAAGAGGTTTTACTGAATG GGAATTGGATGTCTTGTCACGGCAGCACACTTGCTTTAATCTTCATTCATGTGCTACAACACTTGCATCTCTTTCAAGATTG GTTCAATCACTGCCAAGGATGATTATTATGGATGAGATAGGAAAACAG GTAAAGTATTCTCTTGAGGCAGCAAAGCTGGCACAAAGTAATGCTTCTATTGGAGGATATGGATTTTCAACTA CTTCCTCAAGGCAAGCAAGGTCTCTGGCAGAGGATGCCTTTTTCCACCCATCTATTATGTCTGTCAGCTACTATTCCTTTGAGCACTGTTTTGCTGTCTACTCG cCATTCTTTCTGCCAGTTTCAATGCATGTCGTGCTTGCAGCTCTAAGAGAATTGAAAAGATATAAGCAAGAAAAGGCAAAGTATCTAGCTTGGAAGGCTAAAGCAAACGCATCATCTTGA